The proteins below come from a single Antennarius striatus isolate MH-2024 chromosome 18, ASM4005453v1, whole genome shotgun sequence genomic window:
- the ahcy gene encoding adenosylhomocysteinase, which yields MSEKLPFKVADISLADWGRKAIDIAENEMPGLMKMRELYGKTKPLKGARIAGCLHMTVQTAVLIETLTALGAEVQWSSCNIFSTQDHAASAIAKSGIPVYAWKGETDEEYIWCIEQTLYFKDGQPLNMILDDGGDLTNMVHQKYPKLLAGIRGLSEETTTGVHNLYKMLKSGELKVPAINVNDSVTKSKFDNLYGCRESLIDGIKRATDVMIAGKVAVVAGYGDVGKGCVQALRGFGARVIVTEIDPINALQASMEGYEVTTMDEACHEGNIFVTTTGCEDIIMGHHFENMKDDAIVCNIGHFDCEIDMSWLNKNAAKKINVKPQVDRYLLKNGRHIIVLAEGRLVNLGCAMGHPSFVMSNSFSNQVLAQIELWTNTAKYPVGVYFLPKKLDEEVAAAHLDKLGVKLTKLTDKQADYLGLPTNGPFKPDHYRY from the exons ATGTCAGAGAAACTTCCCTTCAAAGTCG CCGACATCAGCCTGGCCGACTGGGGGCGTAAGGCCATTGACATTGCAGAGAATGAGATGCCGggtctgatgaagatgagggagCTGTACGGCAAGACTAAGCCTCTGAAGGGTGCACGCATCGCAGGCTGCCTCCACATGACTGTGCAGACTGCCGTCCTCATTGAGACTCTCACTGCCCTGGGAGCTGAG GTTCAGTGGTCAAGTTGCAACATCTTCTCCACTCAGGATCATGCTGCATCTGCCATCGCTAAGTCTGGTATTCCAG TTTACGCATGGAAAGGTGAGACGGATGAGGAGTACATATGGTGCATTGAACAGACCCTATATTTCAAAGATGGTCAGCCTCTCAACATGATCCTGGATGATGGAGGAGACCTCACCAACATGGTCCATCAAAAGTATCCCAAACTCCTGGCAG GTATCCGTGGACTGTCAGAGGAGACGACTACAGGTGTCCACAACCTGTACAAGATGCTAAAGAGCGGTGAGCTCAAAGTACCCGCTATCAATGTGAATGACTCTGTTACAAAG AGTAAGTTTGACAACCTGTACGGCTGCAGGGAGAGCCTGATCGACGGCATCAAGAGAGCCACCGATGTGATGATCGCCGGTAAAGTGGCTGTGGTGGCGGGCTACGGCGATGTGGGCAAAGGCTGCGTCCAGGCTCTGCGTGGGTTTGGAGCCCGCGTCATCGTCACGGAGATTGACCCCATCAATGCACTTCAGGCGTCAATGGAGG GCTATGAGGTCACCACTATGGACGAGGCTTGCCATGAAGGAAACATCTTCGTCACCACCACCGGCTGTGAAGACATCATCATGGGACA TCACTTTGAGAACATGAAGGACGACGCTATCGTCTGTAATATCGGACACTTTGACTGTGAGATTGACATGAGCTGGCTCAACAAAAACGCTGCCAAAAAGATTAACGTCAAGCCTCAG GTTGATCGCTATCTTTTGAAGAACGGTCGTCACATCATCGTTCTGGCCGAGGGCCGGCTGGTCAACCTGGGCTGTGCCATGGGACATCCATCCTTTGTTATGAGCAACTCCTTCTCCAATCAG GTTCTTGCCCAGATCGAGTTGTGGACTAACACTGCTAAATACCCTGTGGGAGTCTACTTCTTGCCCAAGAAG TTGGATGAAGAGGTGGCCGCTGCCCACCTGGATAAACTGGGGGTGAAGCTGACCAAACTGACTGACAAGCAAGCTGATTATCTGGGTCTGCCCACCAACGGGCCTTTTAAACCAGACCACTATCGCTACTGA